The sequence below is a genomic window from Chryseobacterium foetidum.
TTTTCACTGCAGACGTTTATATTTTTAAATTAAATTTTTCTTATTTGGCTTCAGAACAGAAGATTCTGTACTGAACTGAGGTAGCAGATTTAAAATATTCCCTTACTCTTGAAAGATCGCCTGAAGCACTTTGTTTAGAGAAATAACTTCCTGCTAAAATTTTATAATTTGGTCTTAAAGAAGCATCAGTTTCCACTTTCAGATTAGGAAATCTCTTTCTGAAATAGGCTTTTACCTCATTAGCCTCTTCATTCGATTTTACTGTAGTAATTAGAATTTTAAAACCTAAAATTCTCGGGTTTTTTGCACAGATTTCAGCTTTTGTCAGTTCACGGTTCGGAACATAAACTTTAGCCGGTTTTCTCACTTCGCTGTCGGAATCTTCAAAAGATTTTCCATACGTAGTTTTCTCGCAACGCTCTTCCAGATTGCCCAAAGCATCACTAACTCTGGAGTCCATTGTTAAAACAAGCTCGGTTCCGGAGATTGTATCTTTCTTTACAACTTGCTGTGCGTCAATAGTATTAAGACCACAAGCGGCAAGAACAGAAAATGTAGCAATAATTTTTTTCATTTAAAACCTTGTTTCTGCAAAGTTATAAATAATAAAAAACATAGCAAGCACGGTTATTTAGAATAGTTACAAATTAAACGGAAATGACATTTTACCTTTTACAGCAGTCGTTAAAATCTTCTTAAAAATCTTATTTTTGCGGGATTGATTACAAATTCAATAATTACTAATATAAGATAATTTAAATGATTAGTTGGAGAAAGCATTACAAAAAAACGTTGATTGCAATTGGTATGTTGCTGTCGACAAGTGCTTCAATTTACGGGCAAGATGGCGATCCTAAAGCAGGTGAGACACTTTTCAAAGCAAATTGTACAGCATGTCACGCTTTAGACAAGCAGGTGGTTGGACCGGCACTGAAAGGTGTGGTAGAAAGACTGAAGTCTGAGCAGGGCCTGGATACAGAATGGCTTCATAAGTGGATTAAAGACAACAAGGCACTTAGAGCTTCAGGCGATAAGTATGCCAATGAAGTTTATGAAAAATTCAATAAGACTGAAATGCAGGTCTTTCCAAATCTTTCAGAAACGGATATTGATAACATCTTAGCTTATACATCCAATCCTCCGGCAGAAGAGCCAAAAGAGGAAGCTGCACCAGGTGCTCCCAATGCTAACGGTACTGCTGCTGCAGCTCCAGCTGATAAAAGCGTTACAACAATCATGATTATATCACTTTTGGCAATTGCCGGACTTTTAGTTTGGATTTTGCTGAAGTTGAGACAGTTGGTAAAGCTGGGTCAGTCTGACGAATTATCTGATTACAATCAATCTAAAGTAAAATCTTTCAGCG
It includes:
- a CDS encoding SPOR domain-containing protein yields the protein MKKIIATFSVLAACGLNTIDAQQVVKKDTISGTELVLTMDSRVSDALGNLEERCEKTTYGKSFEDSDSEVRKPAKVYVPNRELTKAEICAKNPRILGFKILITTVKSNEEANEVKAYFRKRFPNLKVETDASLRPNYKILAGSYFSKQSASGDLSRVREYFKSATSVQYRIFCSEAK